One segment of Marinobacter sediminum DNA contains the following:
- a CDS encoding SRPBCC family protein → MAITVSIELNRDLEIPGGYDEVFELLADVPRSASHFPKVHKLTDLGDNVFRWEMEKVGVDKHAIQSIYACKYYSDKDAGKITWEPVKGEGNGVVSGSWVITSKGENTTAVKFRTSAELTVPLPSLLKLAISPVIKHEFNSLVDTYMNNLKKAF, encoded by the coding sequence GTGGCTATTACCGTTTCGATTGAACTCAACCGCGACCTTGAGATTCCGGGTGGCTACGATGAAGTTTTCGAGTTGTTGGCGGATGTGCCGCGTTCTGCCAGTCATTTCCCGAAGGTGCATAAACTGACTGATCTGGGAGACAACGTCTTCCGCTGGGAGATGGAGAAAGTGGGTGTGGATAAGCATGCCATCCAGTCCATCTACGCCTGCAAGTATTATTCGGATAAAGACGCGGGCAAGATCACCTGGGAGCCGGTAAAGGGTGAAGGCAACGGCGTTGTCAGTGGTTCCTGGGTCATTACTTCCAAAGGTGAGAACACCACGGCTGTTAAGTTCCGGACAAGCGCAGAGCTGACTGTGCCGCTGCCAAGTCTGCTGAAGCTGGCCATTAGCCCGGTTATCAAACACGAGTTCAACAGCCTCGTTGATACCTACATGAACAACCTGAAGAAAGCGTTCTGA